The window GCCCCTTGCGTTTATATAGGGCGGGAGCCAACCAGGAGCCCCTTGGGCTGGgacttcccatggtctgtgtgTGTCCACAGTGGGTCATGGGCAGTGGAGTGCCATCTGCCTGGCAGTTCCGCAAGCCCGCCTTCTACACCGGTGTGGCCCGACCCCCGGGGTGCAATGAGACAGGGCGGAAAATCAAAGATCCCAACGGTGGCTGGGAATCAGGGTGCAGTGGGCAGGCAGAGAAacggacaaaggctgggggaggagctggggggaggcagagTGAGACGCTGGAGGGAGTTGCAGTTTTGGAGCtgactggggaaatggaggggagcccagatggggctgTGGTGTCCCCGGggcccccaagatggacctaactggggagggggtcctgttgtctgtacctgcaagacctgttttggactgtattcctgtcatctaaataaaccttctgctttactggctggctgtgAGTCCTGGTGCATCGCaggaaggggggtgcagggccttgtctcccccccaCGCCGACAGAAGCGAAGCCCCTGGAACCAGGAGATTCCAGCCCCCGCAGGCAGCATGAACCCCGGCCTGCCTGCTGCTggtcctgccggggagcgggcaGGACGGCATGTGCTCTGCCCTCCCTCGTCAATGGTCCTGGGTCCAGAGTGCTTCTTCTCAGCTCTGACGATAACACGACTCAGTCCGGAGACACCGGCCTGGGCAGGGGCGCAGGCGGCATGCGGCCCAGTCTGCCTGCTGAAggctggggcagtgtgtgtgGCACGGGGGCGCTGCACCCTAGCCGAGCGGCCAGTGCAGGAGAACCCGGGCGCTCTCTGCAATGATGGAGTTTCCTGGAGCAAACATCTTGTTCCCATAAGCTTCAAACAGCCCCAGCCCCGCAGCCCGCCCCGGATCGATCCCTGAAAGACTCGCTGGCCACATGGCTGCGTTTGCAGCGCTGACCAGCCCCACTGGAGAAAGAACTGGCTGAGGCTCTGAGTTCGGCCAGGAGTTGGCCATGGGGGACCGCTCCCCAGCACACACGGTGGGGCAGCAACTGCCCAAGCACCTGtcccagcccggcccagcccagtcTCCAAGGAGCCACCAGACCCACGCCGGCCTGTTAGAATCTCGGGACTTTATCTCATGATAAAAACACGTTGACATGGATcacattgaaaaaataaaagagacAGAACAGGTTTAATACCCGCCGAGGAGAGTCTCTCTCCTCGCTCAGACACACGGCGAATGAGGAACGGGGCCGCAGCGCTCGGCTGGGCTGCCAAAGTGCAAGGTATAAATGCAGCATTTCGAGTGCTGATCACAGTAAAACCAGCGTGTAACAAGGGACAcgggagtgaggaggtgagtcGGGATTAAAAAGTGAGCTACAAAAGGCTTTAAAAAGTGAACGTGCCCCACAATAAATTAAACACGCTGCCTAGTGCACAGTggtctccccagccccccccccccccccccccccccccacccccccgcaccccccacagcaacccgccccccccacccagccccccgtccccccacagccccacgccccccccacccagccacacATCCCCCCNNNNNNNNNNNNNNNNNNNNNNNNNNNNNNNNNNNNNNNNNNNNNNNNNNNNNNNNNNNNNNNNNNNNNNNNNNNNNNNNNNNNNNNNNNNNNNNNNNNNNNNNNNNNNNNNNNNNNNNNNNNNNNNNNNNNNNNNNNNNNNNNNNNNNNNNNNNNNNNNNNNNNNNNNNNNNNNNNNNNNNNNNNNNNNNNNNNNNNNNNNNNNNNNNNNNNNNNNNNNNNNNNNNNNNNNNNNNNNNNNNNNNNNNNNNNNNNNNNNNNNNNNNNNNNNNCACAGCGCTCGCtggtccccccagcccccccagccagccctcccccccccccgcagtgctCAGGgtctcccagccccccccacagTCGGGTGCTGTTGCATTGGAGAGCCAGTGCTGCTTTGTGAGGGGAAACGTTTAAAGCGGCGTTTTACGCATCTCCCCTTTTGGTTCATGTTCTGCAGTGTCTGCCGGCAAAGGGCTGTTTGGCGTCCGGGAAGCAGAGGGTATGTCAGTGCCCGGCCCCTGCACTGACCGTCCCCCCGCTGAGGGGGGCCAGCCAGTTCGTTTAGTTGCATAAATTAGAGGCAATGGAGATTCACAGCAGCACACCAAAGTATAAAGTACTTGCGTGGTCTAGGTCTCAGCGCAGGACAACACGTGAGAACGGGGCGTCCCTGACGGGCAGCACTAGACACTTTTCCGTGACAGCTCCTGTAAATACAGAGACCCTCTGCCACCCAGGGCCTTCCATAAAACCTCCCATTACCAGCCgtgcctcctgctggcttcaCTGGGACCCGCACAGCTGGGCAGGGAGGACAGGGAGAGGCGGGGAAAGTCGCTAGCGCAGCACAGCTCCCGGCGTGGGCACCATGAGCCCGGATAAAGGTGCCTGAGACCCAGAcagcttcttccccttccccttcccctgtggCTCCCAGGCCCAGCCGCAGGGGGTGGGAGCCCTTCCACGGGGAGTTGCCTCCATGGACAGAGCCCTTGGGGCGGCCGGTGGGAGAGGGGCCTGCGCCCGGTGACACGGGACGGTTCCTTCCCGGCTCTGTTACTCACAGGGCCCGAGACCAGCAGCTCTGCTGGGTACCAAGGAGCTGCGCCAGGTCACAGCAGCTGAGTGCCCGGCCGGCCCCGAGCTCCCGGGGAGATGATGTGACGGTCACCCTGTGAGGAAATCCCAGCTGCCGCCTGCGTGCACCCAGCACTCCAGCCCCTGCAGCCACGGGGTGGAGTGCTTGGAGCTGGAACGTGGGGGcaaagccccacctcctggaggGGGGTCCCCGCCCCACATCCCCTTCCGCAGGGTGGGCAGGGCTTCACGGAGGGGGCTGATGAGCCGCTAACAGGCAGGACACTGCAGACTGGCTGCTAAGGAGCTCAAGGCAGGGATGCTGCTAGGGGCTTAGCTGGGCCCCCGGGTTGGCACAGCCCCGATGTGCATGTAGATCAAAGGCCTGGCTTCCCCGGGAGGAGAGGCAGTGCATCCcggcagggtgggagggggagaggaccAGGGTCCGAGGGGGCACGGCCCAGGGGTACCAGGGAACACGCTCCCCACTCAGGAGCTCAGAGCTGCAGCCTGAAGGGGACACAGTGCTTAGCTGAGAGCAGCAGGGATGCTCATGGGTCTGCGTGGCCTGtctgcctccctgcagctcccagcccttctGCCCATCCGGGTCCGGGTCGGGCCCTGGCTGGCAGGCGCGGGGACGTAGGGCACAGGGTGAGACCGAGGATAGTGAGGCAAGACACACACGACAATGCTGCGGCCGCAGCCCTGTCCGAGCCCAGCGGCAGCACACAGACTCGCCCCGGGCGGCTGGGGGCCTGCTCAGGTACAGAGCCATTCCCACGCCGTGTGCCCGGTCATCACTCGAGGGCACATGGCAGCTTGACGATTCTAGTCCGGGCCCGCCTGGccagctgctgcctgctccctccGGAGGGTCCTGATCTCAGTCCCCAGTGGGTGCTACGGGAGGGTGGGGGCCCACGGAGCTCATGTGCTCCATGCCCCAATCTCGCTCTCTTTATTAACGACCCTGCGGTGCCCAGTCTCCAGGTGGCTCCCAGACCCAACCAATGGGCACAGCGGGCCCTGCCCGTTACGTCCCCAGTGGCAGAAACGTGAGGTTCCCCTCTGTGTCCAGGGCCAGCTCCTTGGCCTCCAGGCTCCCCCTGTGGCCCAGCTCCGAGGTGCCGCCGTCGGGCTGCGAGAGCGTCCTCTCCAGAGCCCTCCTGTTGTCAAAGTGCAAGGCCTCTTTCTGCTTGACCAGCGTGTTCCTGAGCGGGCCGCTGGGCGCGGGGGGCGGAGAGTCCCGGCCAACTGAGCCAGGGGACAGGCGCTCGAGCTCCGGTGACTCCGAGTCGTCCGTGGCCAGCGTCTTGGAGTCGCTGCCACTGTTGTCCTCCTCCAGCGGGCTCTCGGCCTCCTCCGGCTCAGTGTCCGACTCGCCCTCCTCCTCCAGGGTCAGCTGGAACTGGAACTTCTCCCCCCCAACGCCCTTCTCGGGGTCCTGCTCCTCGGGCGGCGAGGGGCTGCGTGGGATCATGCTCTGGTACCACTCCCGGTTGTCCTCCAGCGTGTCCAGGATCTCCTGGGCGTCGGGGTGCACCAGGTCGGCCCACGTCTCCCACAGCGGGTGAGCGATGTAGTCGATGAAGCCCACCTGTGAGAaaaagcagagctgggggttaCGGGCAGGTCCAGGCACATCCCTACGGGGGCAGCATCCCTGCCCCGGGGAGTCCTGCAGTCAGGTCCAGCATCTACATCAGCTTCCCCTGTCCAATTCTGACCCCATGGGGACCTGCCCCGGGACCTGCCAGCTTCCAGAGGCTGCTGACGGGCGGCCCATGGGCAGCTCCAAAGGACCTGGAGTGGTGCCAGCTCCTCCCTGCTATCGCCCCCAGGGGTCACGCCcaggctgcctctccccacccggATCCTTCCACGAGAGCCCGGACGCTGCCTCGGAGCCAACGTGCCGCGTGGACGGGGCCGCGGCAGGATCCTGCCCACTGGCGAGTGCAGTGGGGTGGCAGCAGAGCCCAAGAGCCCTGCCCTCTTCTCGGTGATGGTTCCCCAGGCTCCGGTGGGCGCAGAGGGCCCCCAGAGAAGCCTCCTCCCAAGgccacatccctccctccctcccgctgtGCTCCATGGCACCTCGCTGGCCCCTGCACCCCGAGCTGCgtccagcccagccccggccccagccccacctgggaCTTCTCCACGGAGGCGCTGAGCTTGTCACACATGGGGCTGATCTCCATGCCCTTCTCCCGCTCCCGGTCCCCCTGGTGGAAGAACTCCACCATGATCCGGTCCGTCCACTGGCGGTACAGCTCCAGCGGCTTGGTGGGGTTGCTGAGGTCGGCGCAGTGAACCATGTTCTGCAGGACCTGGGGGGAAGGACAGTCACCGCTTTGCAAAGAGCCCGTCCGCCTCCCCGACGCCTGGCTGCCCtggccagccccactcccagggcCCGTCCCTCGGGGGCAGCGCTGAGCTGGGACCTGGCAATGTCTGCACGAGATGCCCAAAGcggagggggcagggccctggctggGCATTCGTTCAATATCCCCCTGCAAGGACAGCACCGGAgcagcccagcctggagccagacctggggctggagctctgaGTGCTGTGGTGGGGCCGGAGGAGGGGGGTGGTTGGGATCTGTCTCGGGTTCAGAAGGGCAGAGGGGGCAGCAGCGAGGAATGTCTCCGCCAAGGAGTGTCACGGTCTCATCGCAGGCCGGCGACCCACCTACATGAGCCATTCCGGCCGATGGGTGAAGCAATaaggaggaagggctggggccTGCAGTGCTGAGCTGCCCCATTGCATGGGGTCGGGGTCCCAGAGCCCCTCGCTCTCACCTGGATTCGGTCCGAGTAGTTATCCAGCAGCAGGACTCCCAGACTGGTCACCTTCTTGGTCTCCACCATCGTCTTCAGATCTGCCAGCAGGTTCATGTGTTTGGACATGTCCGTTGCCAGCACCTGCATGGAGGAGAGGGCACCCATTAGCCTGTGTCCAGCCGAacaccccagccccacactcaGCAAACCAGGCAGCCTgtccctccactcccccagcaccctggctccagcGGCCACCTCCGTGGAACCGAGTGCAGGTCTCTTGGGCCTCCTGGGCCAGTCCGATCGCTGGTGCCCGGGGTGGGGAACAATCCCAGGCTGGCTGGCACGGGGGCAGCTAGAGGGGAcctctgtgacgaagtgggactgttcttaatgtttcctgtGAATActgtgagtgcctcagtttcctctatgcatttcttaagtctccagtgtgcataaatggctgacaatttgtctcctagcaacaaatggccagggtccttcccccctgcaaggggatagttaaaggtgaacaaagagatcaggtgacctcctggcccgggaaagaaacaaaggccagaaaggaggggctggagggggtttcagtttggagctggctggggacgggaagtgagggcagacggggttgtctggctcgctgggccccagaatggacccggctgaggggtcccattcgctggacctacaagctctgttttagaccatgttcctgtcatctaataaacctctgttttactggctggctgagagtcatgtctgactgtgaagtgggggtgcagggccctctggcttccccaggaccccacctgggcggactcgctgtgggaagcgcacggaggggcatatgctgaatgctccaaggtcagacccaggaggtgaagccgtgtgagcttgccctgaagacagtctgctccgagggagaggaggctccccagagtcctgactggctttgtggggagcagttccagagcatcgcccggggactccgtgacaaccTCGCAGGCTGTGACTCTCCTACTCCAGGGATGTCACAGCACAGGATGGAGACCAAGATCAGCCgtgcccagagcagccaggtCTTGTTTAGAGTGAAGGGAATAGCGTGTCCAGCTCCCTCTGGGCCACCAGAGTCCGTGAATCATTGACCCTGACTCTGCCAAGCCCTGCTGGGAGCGGCGGGTGCATGTGCGTGAGagaccccagagccagctgcatcgGGGCCCTTGCTCTGCAATAGCAACGCACCAAGGGCACGAGGGCAGACAGGCGTCAGGTCAGTCAAAGGGGGCCCGTTACTGTCAGGCCATCGCTCCATGCAGGCGTTGGAGAGTACCTAGGCCTGACCCCCATGGAGTCGGGGTCAATCCTGCATCTCATGAGCACCGAGCAGGCCCTGGTCCCCTCACCATGTCGATGGCCATCTTGCGGAGCGACTGCCGCTGCTTCTTGCTGAGGTGCTGGAAGATGTCGCAGTTTTCCTCCTGGAGGAGCTTGAAGCCCACGGCCAAGTGGTGATTCTCCAGGACAGAGACGTCGTTGTACATCAGAGCCAGCTCCGAGTCTGCAGAGACAGGCGGGGTTAGCACGAGAGGCCGACGCAggctcccggctgccagcccGTCCATGTGGCTGCCGGCGGCTCCCGGTGGGACCCCTGCTGCAAAGGGGCCTGCACTGGGAAATGATTGGCCCCAGCCGGGTCTGGGGCACCTCAGGTGAGACCCGGGGCCACGTCGATACCAACTGCAGAAGCCGTCTGGGGGGCCCTTGAATGAGCGTGTCTGCACCGCAACTGTTTGCAGAAGAACCACACGTAGGCTCCCAACACCCATGGCTACACCGGGGTTCAGACCCACCGTGCCCAGCACAGGGACCTCACGGAGCTGGGCCACATGGCACAGGGCCCCCGTACtgcggctggagccctggattTGGTCAGAGGAGGCTGGCAGTGGCATTAACCCTGGGAGTGCCAGGCCTTTGCAAGGGCTCCTCCACCTGGCCAGTGTCTCATCACAGTGGCCTGGGGCAGCCAGCCCTATGACACACGTGTCTCCCAGGACCGGCCTGGGACTGGCGGGTTCCTGGGGGAGCTGAACTCACTGGTGTTGATCAGGAACTGGTTTGACACGCCGGGGTGGTCAACGTCATGGATGGCGCTGGCGAAGATGGCAGCCATGACCTCCAGGTCCGTGAACACAGCCTGGAACCGAGGGACAGGGAGTCAGAACGGAAAGAAAGCCGCTCTGCAGGCCAACGGATACACCGAACACGTGGGTTTGCACGCTGGGGGAGCCAGAGGTGTACGtcaccacagccactgggagcaaGCCCCTTAGCTCTGGTTAACTGCGGCTGGAGGCGCCCGCGTACCGGGCTGTCTGCATGTCTCGGGCAGCGAGCTGGGGCGAGGGAAAGTCGGGGTATTCCCCACACGCTCCAGGCGGGAGGCATCCCCCAGCTGGGATCCTGGTGCGAACAGGTCCAGGATGGGACTGTGGGGAGACCCAGCATCTGCTAGACAACATCGGGAGGAGGAAGTGTAACTCCTACCCCTGCCCCTACgtccctccttccctgcagccaTCTGTCCCACCCAGACAGTGCGACCTGCCTTCAGGGACCACCCAAAACTCCAGGAAACTGGGCTGCACGAggggactgagaggggacaggagaacagttttcaagtatgtcaAAGGTTgtgacaaggaggagggaggtaaattgctCTCGATaatctctgaggacaggacaagaagcaatgggtttaaattgcagcaagggaggtttaggttggacattaggaaaaacttcctaacggtcagggtggttaaacactggaataaacggcctagggaggttgtggaatctccatcattggggatttttaagagcaggttggacaaacacctgtcagggatggtctaaataatacttagtcctgctttgactgcagggaactggactagatgacctctcgaggttccttccagttctttgATTCTACGATTCCTATGCAAAGATGGCTCTTTAATTGAAGGATGGACACACCTCACTGGGGATGGGTGGCTTGTGACATGGTGCAGACCTAGCCCAGGCTGCAGAGAGACGTGCTCTGGGGGGCACTAAGCTCTGGAGCCCAGGGGCAGACCCGATGTGCCACCCCACTGGCCTCCCAGTCTGGAGCCTGGGTGGGGGAGCGACTCCGAGAGctgtccccaccccctcacctccagAGCCGGCGTGGACAGCAGCACGTGCGTGGACTGGACCACGTCTGCAGCGTGGATGTTGTTGTGATAGGCCACGTCAGCATGGTAATGGTCCTCCAGGGTCATCAGATAGGTGATGAAGGTGTCGGCTGGGATGCTGAAGGTCTTCATCAGGTCccgctcctgccaggcagcagaGAGGGCGGGACGGGCTCAGCGCAGGGCACTGACCTTCCCGCTACCCCGGTGCAGCTTCAGGACGAGCCAGGGTCAGTCCCCAGCTCACGGGACAAAGGGTTTTTAATTCAGAACTCCACGGAGTTTCTCTGACCTACGGCTGTCCTGGCACCTCCCCAGACACAGCTGCCCTGGAGGGTCGTGTGGACAAGGACGAGCTCGGGAGAGGCAAGGCCAGTGACTGTGCGGGGAGGTCAGGTTAGAGCGCGAGGCATCGTGCTGCCCCtggccccccaccctgcctcctgctgccccccaccccctgctccacgctgcccatgccctgcccccactgggAGCCCCCCTGGGGCTCACTCACCTGGAAGATGCTGTACATGACGACCGTAAGCGGGCGGTTGCCAGAATACTCGGTGATTTTAAACATGTCAAGACCCCATTTGTTTGTATCTTTGAGTTCCTGGGAGAGACACACGGCAGTGAGTCAGCGGGGGGCGCGGGCGGCACAGGCCTGGGggtgggacagggtggggggggcgCGGGCGGCACAGGtctggtggtggggtggggcgggggtggggagcgggcggCACAGGCCTGGCGGTGGGACGGGGCGGTGGGAGTGCGGGTGGCAAAGGCCTGGCGGTGGgacggggccgggggtgggggggcgtggCCGGCACAGGCCTGGCGGTGggatggggcgggagggggcgtgGGCGGCACAGGCCAGGCGGCGGGacgggggggcagccagggggacACGGGGCCGAGGGGCGGTGAGGCGAagcattcctccccctccctcagcgtGTGGGCTCAGGGCCCTGTTCACCTTGGCCAGGAGCCCTTCCTGGTCCGTCTTGACCCCGAAGCGAGGGATGCTGGAGCTGATGAAGCTGGAGCTGTGCGTCAGTTTCTTCAGGCCGCTGATCTGGGCCATGGGGCGCGTCGTCTTCTCCGCCTCCTTCTccttgggtgtgggggagggaatttCCACCTCATGCTGCTTGTCTGGGGGAGAGAACATGCAGAGACCGGTCGGAGCGTCGGGCACAGCCCCCCCGCCAGGCCATCGCCCTCTGGGAGTTGGGGACGCTGCCCGGGTCCGGCCATTGTGACCGTTCCGGCACCTGCCTCTGTCCTTCCTTGAGCAGCTGGTGAGCCAAGAGGCTGCTCTGAGAGCCAGCGGGCACCAGGCTGGTCAGAGCCCACTGAATgccccccacctcagagcctctTGGCGCGCGGCTAGGTGAGGTCCATGAGCAGCATGAAAGTGGCAGATTTCCAGCGGGGGCGCACAGGACGGGACACCACTGCCGAGCTGGGGGAAAGCCCCTAACCCTGTGCCCCAGGCAGCTGGTGACGGCCAGCAGGGACAGGGGGAGTTAAAACCGGAAGCTCCCCCGTTCCCCTGCAGAACACTGCGTTCCCCTTGCCAAGCCCCGCACCGTGGCCCAGCGCCCACACTCAGCGCCTGAGAGCAGCCAGCTCAGCGCCCTGGCCTGCGACCGCACTTACTGCGGTCACTTTCCTGGAGAGGTAAAATGCTGGAACAACCTGTGTGTGTTTTCCGCCCGAGCCCCACAGCTTCACGCCGCTCAGGCCTGACCCGCCCGCCCAAACGACGTAGACCCAGAATTGACGTAAGTTGAGTCTAATAATATTATCGCTGCCATGGCAACGGGAGACAATGTGTTGAGGAATGTTGGTGCTTCCCAGCTGAACTGATGTTTCAAAGAccaattcctcccccctcccccggtgcACATGCACAGGGACAGATCGCCTGTGTAGACCCCCCCGCCCAGCACTGGGAACCGTGGCAAGCCGGGGTTCTTCACAGCGACATGTTTCGTTTCCAGACAACTCTGCTCCATCGCCGTTCATAGCTCTGCCAGAGGCTCTCAGGAGAGCCCCTgacctgctccgtgcctcagtttccccatctgtaaaatggagctgctGAGGCAAGGCTGGGAAGCTGCATTCATTCTGACTGGTAATGTgtccctgggggcaggggtggtgcAGATTTTATTTGTGGAGGCCTCTCCTGTTCCTGCAGCCAGGTAGGTATCCAAACGAATGCTCCCTTTGTTAAAGCCCCTCTATCTCAGCAAAGGGCCTGAGACtttgcagtagggtgaccagatgtcccgataaaatcaggaccgtcccgatatttcagggtgtgtcccgcgtcccgaccgatctttGGTCAGGACACAAATTGTCCCGATATCCGCTCGCAGGGACTGACTCGCcttatttttttttgctcccccccctGTGTCCcgattttttctttccctcatctggtcaccctactttgcaGGGAGCCTCAGGGCGTTTGCATTCCTCAAACAGGCAGAGGGGCggcgaggggaaggggggggaacgTGTGGAAAATGAAAGCAAAGCCAAGTCCGTGTGTGGGACAGGGCTGACCCTGAGGGACGAGCGCTGGCTCACCGGGCTGCTCTGAGCCCTCAGCCCCAGGaatgcagggctgggctgtgcaAGAGAAGCCCAAAGGAATCGGCCGTCAGCTGTACCCAGCAcatgctgcccagctctgcctggACACGGCGCTGCAGGTCAAGCGCCAGGTGCCCGGAGAcgagccccctgccctcccattgCCAGCTGACTCCAGCCGGAATCCTGCCAGAGTGAGGACCCAGCTCTCGCGCCACCCTCCGCTCTGCTGGGAAAGGAAGAGATGCAGAGAAAGCATCTCGCCTCCAGGTCTGGATTGCAGTTACAAAGGGACATGGGATAGAGCCCTGCGCTGGGTATGGCTGGAGACGCATGGTCAGAGCCCAGCGGCCTCGGGCTGGCACTGGGCAGCGCTCACACCACCGGGCAGGCCAGTCACTATTTCCCATGTGATTTCATTCGCCTGGGCTGCAGTCGGGTGTCTGGGAAGGGCAGGGTCACTAATAGCCTCACATCTGCACAGCGCCAGGAACGTACAAGGGCTACCGGAGATCTCGGGGGCCCTGGCAACCTCTGCTGCCCTGTGCAGAGATCAGCTGTGACGGAGCAGAGAGCggggcggatttgacctgggaatgttgcaggggagttacattggggtgagaaggaagctacctgagccaggaggggggttgggagaagtgacaccacCTGGCCGGAGACTgggcaaaggagaggaggagcagaggggaggggggagagagctgctggaggaggttttagtttcagttttgggctgggtggtgcaacgcaggtgaaccccaagctggggtccaagctccctgaaccccccagaaggacttgactgaggggtcctggctGTGCCTACAAGCCCTGTTTTAGACTGCGTTCCTACTGACCAATAAACCTTtcattttactggctggctgagagtcacggtgaatcgcaggaagaggggtgcagggccctgatgTCCCCCCACTCTGTGACACCAGCAGGACCCCGATTTCCATCTGGGTGCTGGGCTTTCCCCAAGCTCCATGCCAACAGCGAGTGCCAGGCCCATCCCGGGGGGCTGCGAGACCTAAGCAAATGCTGGGAGTCAGCCGATTCTTCTCGCTGAGCATTGACGAACTGCTCCATTTCCGGGGGACGGGACGGTGCCGCTctggcacccagcccctgcctgcccgTCGTCCCAAAGGACACAGGATTCCTGCCCCCTCCGACTCCCGAACAGGGAAACGCTCAGCGCTTTATTCACCGTCACTCAGCCAAAGGCCCTAGGCTGGCAGCAGATACAAGCCCAGATTGTGTGAGCTTCAGCATGACCAACAGACTCCGACGCTGGAGATGAACCACCGCTGTGCGGTGACCCTAACGCAGCCGCCACTCTGGTTTATTGGGACAGAC is drawn from Trachemys scripta elegans isolate TJP31775 chromosome 22, CAS_Tse_1.0, whole genome shotgun sequence and contains these coding sequences:
- the PDE4C gene encoding cAMP-specific 3',5'-cyclic phosphodiesterase 4C isoform X1 → MRRSRTALSFLSMERSRDSPDLGTCSAAPHMNAIKRRFSGTPLLPPLACRHVALSEASRPPESEGPRVVFTIEESGPSSGQEPGFLRFDIENGLSSGRSPLDPQASPGSGLVLQGNVPHSQRRESFLYRSDSDYDLSPKAMSRNSSIASDLHGEDMIVTPFAQVLASLRTVRSNFAMLTHLQDRVASKRTSSSNPPSVCKASLSEDACQKLAIETLEELDWCLDQLETLQTRHSVSEMASNKFKRMLNRELTHLSETSRSGNQVSEYISSTFLDKQHEVEIPSPTPKEKEAEKTTRPMAQISGLKKLTHSSSFISSSIPRFGVKTDQEGLLAKELKDTNKWGLDMFKITEYSGNRPLTVVMYSIFQERDLMKTFSIPADTFITYLMTLEDHYHADVAYHNNIHAADVVQSTHVLLSTPALEAVFTDLEVMAAIFASAIHDVDHPGVSNQFLINTNSELALMYNDVSVLENHHLAVGFKLLQEENCDIFQHLSKKQRQSLRKMAIDMVLATDMSKHMNLLADLKTMVETKKVTSLGVLLLDNYSDRIQVLQNMVHCADLSNPTKPLELYRQWTDRIMVEFFHQGDREREKGMEISPMCDKLSASVEKSQVGFIDYIAHPLWETWADLVHPDAQEILDTLEDNREWYQSMIPRSPSPPEEQDPEKGVGGEKFQFQLTLEEEGESDTEPEEAESPLEEDNSGSDSKTLATDDSESPELERLSPGSVGRDSPPPAPSGPLRNTLVKQKEALHFDNRRALERTLSQPDGGTSELGHRGSLEAKELALDTEGNLTFLPLGT
- the PDE4C gene encoding cAMP-specific 3',5'-cyclic phosphodiesterase 4C isoform X2 produces the protein MLNPKHGSPGASPSASPRSSPRNSPILFRKLMMNQSIRMQRRFTVAHPLCFDIENGLSSGRSPLDPQASPGSGLVLQGNVPHSQRRESFLYRSDSDYDLSPKAMSRNSSIASDLHGEDMIVTPFAQVLASLRTVRSNFAMLTHLQDRVASKRTSSSNPPSVCKASLSEDACQKLAIETLEELDWCLDQLETLQTRHSVSEMASNKFKRMLNRELTHLSETSRSGNQVSEYISSTFLDKQHEVEIPSPTPKEKEAEKTTRPMAQISGLKKLTHSSSFISSSIPRFGVKTDQEGLLAKELKDTNKWGLDMFKITEYSGNRPLTVVMYSIFQERDLMKTFSIPADTFITYLMTLEDHYHADVAYHNNIHAADVVQSTHVLLSTPALEAVFTDLEVMAAIFASAIHDVDHPGVSNQFLINTNSELALMYNDVSVLENHHLAVGFKLLQEENCDIFQHLSKKQRQSLRKMAIDMVLATDMSKHMNLLADLKTMVETKKVTSLGVLLLDNYSDRIQVLQNMVHCADLSNPTKPLELYRQWTDRIMVEFFHQGDREREKGMEISPMCDKLSASVEKSQVGFIDYIAHPLWETWADLVHPDAQEILDTLEDNREWYQSMIPRSPSPPEEQDPEKGVGGEKFQFQLTLEEEGESDTEPEEAESPLEEDNSGSDSKTLATDDSESPELERLSPGSVGRDSPPPAPSGPLRNTLVKQKEALHFDNRRALERTLSQPDGGTSELGHRGSLEAKELALDTEGNLTFLPLGT